In the genome of Desulfuromonas sp. DDH964, one region contains:
- a CDS encoding type IV pilin protein, which yields MLKMFRKSEKGFTLIELLIVVAIIGILAAIAIPQFASYRQKAFNSAAQSDLKTMRTSLESFYTDNYYYPY from the coding sequence ATGCTGAAAATGTTCAGAAAATCTGAGAAGGGTTTTACCCTGATCGAGCTGTTGATCGTCGTCGCGATCATCGGTATCCTGGCGGCCATCGCCATTCCCCAGTTCGCTTCCTACCGCCAGAAAGCTTTCAACTCAGCGGCTCAGAGCGACCTGAAAACAATGCGGACTTCGTTAGAAAGTTTTTACACGGATAACTACTACTATCCTTATTAA
- a CDS encoding O-antigen ligase family protein — translation MAKLIVPLSEDEKSNGTRNAKRFEESDRDVKGNVRDGCLADLVMRSCRFFGGACGGSKLLTVFILLLQFTILPGLGDMDKAGKLFPLVVVTLLCALIFLWSGSSLRLSPVMGLFALFWLVLQVSATQAFQPHWALIQNGILAILLIFSMMVAQWSSDHNEFKGIFIVGLLIFGLFAALLGLYDFSRFLVLGPSSSMVIPYLLPPNQSLRIGGPYGQPNLFAVFLTVVLLAYFYRHLHASAMYPQGIFVYFRHFPFFVVGLVFFLTGSRGGLLSLSLILGVLAWLVARGKYLSDNRPGRMEFSRLLLVLLGAMLLAKGLTAVLAPHLALGSELMDTGISTDARFVFWTSAFLIFKSHPWLGVGLDGFQYFQDAYGPRAHDLLGFVNYEAMGSTSWAHNELLQILSEGGIGAFLFALILIGLLIFAIWRCFLRNREPFGPFFLYSHLLLLPFIFQSMFSWPFRHPALLTLFFACLGILLAQYPLKVLRFSALCRGIQVILVLCGLALTGLLFQQELALGALKHEMRIPGRLESSFSNFTILAENPYSANRALVSALPRYLHTALSPGQHNLARRIVPYYERLCHVKGSRANWFNLGLLYYTLGREGEAKMAVRKAIHLMPSSDLFWQFDHYLNMRQAARETGRPLEEFFPRHKPYNPSLLGMPIYD, via the coding sequence ATGGCCAAGTTGATAGTGCCGCTTAGCGAAGATGAAAAATCGAACGGAACAAGAAACGCAAAGAGGTTTGAAGAATCAGACCGAGATGTCAAGGGAAATGTCCGGGATGGATGCCTTGCCGATCTAGTGATGCGGTCCTGTCGGTTTTTTGGGGGCGCGTGCGGGGGATCGAAGCTTCTCACCGTCTTTATCCTCCTTCTGCAATTTACTATCCTGCCGGGACTCGGAGACATGGATAAGGCCGGGAAGCTTTTCCCGTTGGTAGTGGTCACCCTTCTCTGTGCCCTGATTTTTTTATGGTCCGGGTCTTCTTTGCGGCTTTCACCGGTCATGGGGCTGTTTGCCCTTTTCTGGCTGGTTCTGCAAGTTTCCGCGACTCAGGCTTTTCAACCCCACTGGGCCCTGATTCAGAACGGCATCCTCGCAATTTTACTCATTTTTTCTATGATGGTCGCCCAGTGGAGTTCTGATCATAACGAATTTAAGGGAATTTTTATTGTTGGGTTGCTGATTTTTGGTCTGTTTGCGGCTTTGCTCGGCCTATATGACTTTTCCCGGTTTTTGGTCCTGGGCCCGTCCTCCTCCATGGTGATTCCCTATCTCCTGCCACCGAATCAAAGCCTGCGCATCGGTGGTCCCTACGGGCAGCCCAATCTGTTTGCCGTCTTTCTGACTGTCGTTCTGCTTGCCTATTTTTATCGCCATCTTCATGCCTCGGCGATGTATCCCCAGGGGATATTTGTCTATTTTCGACACTTCCCATTCTTTGTTGTTGGTTTGGTATTTTTTCTGACTGGCTCCAGAGGAGGGTTGCTCTCCCTGTCCCTAATCCTCGGTGTGCTGGCTTGGCTGGTTGCCAGAGGGAAATACCTTTCAGATAATCGCCCCGGGCGGATGGAGTTTTCCCGTTTGCTACTTGTATTGCTGGGCGCCATGCTCTTGGCCAAGGGCCTAACCGCAGTACTGGCCCCTCACTTGGCACTGGGGAGCGAACTGATGGATACGGGGATCAGTACTGACGCACGGTTCGTATTCTGGACCAGCGCATTTTTGATTTTCAAGTCGCATCCCTGGCTGGGGGTTGGACTGGACGGGTTTCAGTATTTTCAGGACGCTTATGGACCAAGGGCGCACGATCTGCTGGGGTTCGTTAACTACGAAGCGATGGGGAGTACTTCCTGGGCCCATAACGAGTTGTTGCAGATCCTTTCCGAGGGGGGAATCGGCGCTTTCCTTTTTGCACTAATACTCATTGGCCTACTTATCTTTGCCATTTGGCGCTGCTTTCTGCGAAACCGGGAGCCGTTTGGTCCCTTTTTCCTTTATAGCCACCTTCTTTTACTCCCCTTTATCTTCCAGTCGATGTTCAGCTGGCCGTTCCGTCATCCCGCTCTTCTGACCCTTTTTTTCGCTTGTTTGGGGATTCTCCTTGCCCAATATCCTCTCAAAGTCCTGAGGTTTTCCGCCCTTTGCAGGGGAATTCAGGTGATCCTCGTGCTCTGCGGATTGGCATTGACGGGCCTTTTATTTCAGCAGGAACTGGCCTTGGGAGCACTTAAACATGAAATGAGGATTCCCGGCCGGCTAGAATCCAGCTTTTCCAATTTTACCATCCTGGCCGAAAACCCCTACAGTGCCAATCGCGCGCTTGTATCGGCTTTGCCGCGTTATCTGCATACGGCCCTTTCCCCTGGCCAACATAATCTGGCCCGACGAATTGTTCCCTACTACGAGCGTTTGTGCCATGTGAAGGGTTCGCGGGCCAACTGGTTTAATTTGGGCCTGCTATATTACACCCTTGGACGAGAAGGTGAGGCCAAAATGGCCGTTCGGAAGGCGATTCACCTTATGCCGTCATCGGATCTGTTCTGGCAATTCGATCATTATCTCAACATGCGCCAGGCCGCACGGGAAACAGGTCGTCCCCTGGAGGAGTTTTTCCCACGACACAAACCCTATAACCCTTCACTGCTGGGTATGCCGATCTATGATTGA
- a CDS encoding ABC transporter ATP-binding protein, translated as MIEISLEKVTKIYDPGLFRKKVHAVQDLSIEVRTGEVFGLVGPNGAGKSTSIRLLLGLSRPTFGIIRFRSRLLRKSCYRKEFGYLPENPYLYDHLNLEELLAFSGRASEMDRGVAERRGQELMERLDMLESRRRPMRTFSKGMLQRAGICFALMHDPSVLILDEPMSGLDPVGRRMVFELIGELKDQGKTIFFCSHILTDVERLCDRIGVMVGGRLVRVLGREAFADNVGPSLHLVVAPLTEDQRNALDTLIGGVFKEQGQYIISFPVAALPVVSSQLSAMGVEVLGSRSGRFSLEEIFMQEVEAK; from the coding sequence ATGATTGAGATCTCCCTCGAAAAAGTCACCAAAATTTACGATCCCGGACTATTTAGGAAAAAGGTCCATGCTGTTCAGGACTTGTCTATTGAGGTTCGCACTGGGGAAGTGTTCGGGCTGGTAGGTCCCAATGGAGCGGGAAAGAGTACCAGTATCCGGCTCCTTCTCGGGTTGAGTCGTCCCACCTTCGGGATCATCCGGTTCCGTTCACGTCTCTTGAGAAAATCTTGCTACCGCAAAGAATTCGGATACCTGCCTGAAAATCCTTATCTGTACGATCACTTGAACCTGGAAGAACTCCTCGCCTTCAGCGGTCGTGCCTCAGAGATGGACAGGGGAGTGGCGGAAAGACGGGGACAGGAGTTGATGGAAAGACTGGATATGCTCGAGTCCCGAAGACGGCCGATGCGCACCTTTTCCAAGGGAATGCTGCAGCGTGCCGGAATCTGTTTTGCTCTGATGCACGATCCCTCCGTGCTGATTTTGGACGAGCCTATGTCTGGTCTCGATCCTGTCGGTCGCCGCATGGTTTTTGAGCTAATTGGTGAATTGAAGGACCAGGGGAAAACCATATTCTTCTGTTCACATATTCTTACGGACGTAGAGCGCCTGTGTGACCGCATTGGGGTGATGGTGGGTGGGCGACTGGTCCGTGTTCTCGGGCGGGAAGCTTTTGCTGACAACGTTGGTCCCTCGTTGCACCTTGTCGTGGCGCCCCTCACAGAGGATCAGCGGAATGCTCTCGATACGCTGATCGGCGGGGTATTCAAGGAGCAGGGTCAGTACATTATTTCGTTCCCGGTTGCTGCGCTGCCGGTGGTCTCCTCACAGTTGAGCGCCATGGGAGTGGAGGTTCTTGGGAGCAGAAGCGGTCGCTTTTCCCTCGAGGAAATCTTTATGCAGGAAGTGGAGGCCAAATGA
- a CDS encoding ABC transporter permease, protein MITRLFALALITFREGIRNRSVFGIVIFSLFFFGLNIAVAGFFMRDIDKVTVDMNLSALSLAGLLLVFFIGVNLMAKDIDRKTIHLVLSKPISRVEYIWGKYLGLLLFILVSMAVLMAFSCFTVWLLKVLYADYFLQFSWTIFFIAAFFVFLKIAVLGAVVVFFSSITTNSFITLIFSLCVFIVGATIEEVVFYLRSAFAAKEMAFSVPLSNFIEVVSYLVPNLATFDFKTEAAHGLSLGWERLGVSFGYGTIYIVVLLLFASAIFRRREFN, encoded by the coding sequence ATGATAACAAGATTATTTGCTCTGGCTTTAATCACTTTCCGCGAGGGTATCCGCAACCGTTCCGTTTTTGGCATTGTAATATTCTCCCTCTTCTTCTTCGGACTCAACATCGCTGTTGCCGGTTTCTTCATGCGGGATATCGACAAGGTTACGGTCGATATGAACCTGAGCGCTCTGTCGCTGGCTGGTCTGCTACTCGTCTTTTTCATCGGTGTCAACCTCATGGCCAAGGACATCGACCGCAAGACAATCCACCTGGTCCTCTCCAAGCCCATCTCGCGAGTAGAATATATCTGGGGAAAGTATTTAGGTCTTCTACTTTTCATCCTGGTGTCCATGGCCGTACTCATGGCCTTCTCCTGTTTTACCGTGTGGTTGCTCAAGGTTTTGTATGCCGACTATTTCCTCCAATTCTCCTGGACTATTTTTTTCATTGCCGCATTCTTTGTCTTTTTGAAAATTGCCGTTCTTGGAGCCGTCGTCGTATTTTTCAGTTCCATCACCACCAACTCCTTCATCACTCTTATCTTCTCTCTTTGTGTTTTCATTGTCGGTGCCACCATAGAGGAGGTCGTTTTTTATCTTCGCTCAGCATTTGCGGCCAAAGAAATGGCTTTTTCCGTACCCCTTAGTAATTTTATTGAGGTGGTATCCTATCTTGTCCCCAACCTCGCGACCTTCGATTTCAAGACTGAGGCCGCCCACGGTCTTTCCCTCGGCTGGGAACGGCTCGGCGTTTCCTTCGGTTATGGGACGATTTACATCGTCGTCCTGCTTCTCTTCGCTTCTGCCATTTTCCGGCGGCGGGAGTTTAATTAA